The Micromonospora sp. NBC_00421 genome contains a region encoding:
- a CDS encoding ricin-type beta-trefoil lectin domain protein, which translates to MTRRRPILGSLAAAAVLVVTVGATALAGGPTSTAAAADVSAAAATAGCGKAPTLTSGQRSIQSSGQNRSFILRIPDNYDRNHQYRLIFGFHWNGGTANDVDGGGSDGAAWSYYGLRQQANNSTIFVAPQGNGNGWANPGGQDVTFVDDMVRLIEADLCVDTTQLFALGFSYGGGMSYSLACSRANVFRAVAVYSGGQLSGCSGGGQPIAYMGIHGIGDPVLNVSAGRSLRDTFVRNNGCTAQSPPEPRAGSLTHITTTYSGCRSGYPVVWAAFDGGHTPGPVDGGGDSGVRTWTKGEVWRFFTQFGSTDPTPTPTASPTGNPTTPPSSGTGAVRNTSAGRCLDVNGGTQTNGSAAIIWDCHGQSNQNWTSTAAQELRVFGNKCLDVNGASTANGSSVIIWDCNGQSNQQWRINADGTITGVGSGRCLDVVNNGTANGTRTQIRDCNGAASQRWSRS; encoded by the coding sequence ATGACAAGGCGTAGACCCATCCTTGGTTCTCTCGCGGCGGCGGCGGTCCTCGTCGTCACCGTGGGCGCGACGGCCCTGGCCGGTGGCCCGACAAGCACGGCGGCGGCCGCCGACGTCTCGGCGGCCGCGGCGACCGCCGGGTGCGGCAAGGCACCCACGCTGACCAGCGGTCAGCGGTCCATCCAGAGCAGCGGGCAGAACCGCAGCTTCATCCTCCGGATCCCCGACAACTACGACCGGAACCACCAGTACCGGTTGATCTTCGGCTTCCACTGGAACGGCGGCACCGCCAACGACGTCGACGGGGGTGGGTCGGACGGGGCGGCCTGGTCCTACTACGGGCTGCGCCAGCAGGCGAACAACAGCACGATCTTCGTCGCCCCGCAGGGCAACGGCAACGGCTGGGCCAACCCCGGCGGCCAGGATGTCACCTTCGTCGACGACATGGTCCGGCTGATCGAGGCGGACCTGTGTGTCGACACCACGCAGCTGTTCGCCCTCGGCTTCAGCTACGGCGGCGGCATGAGCTACTCGCTCGCCTGTTCCCGGGCGAACGTCTTCCGCGCCGTCGCGGTCTACTCCGGTGGGCAGCTCAGCGGGTGCAGCGGCGGTGGCCAGCCGATCGCCTACATGGGCATCCACGGCATCGGGGACCCGGTGCTCAACGTCTCTGCCGGACGGTCCCTGCGGGACACGTTCGTGCGCAACAACGGGTGTACGGCGCAGAGCCCGCCCGAGCCGCGGGCCGGCAGCCTGACCCACATCACCACCACCTACTCCGGCTGCCGCTCCGGCTACCCGGTGGTGTGGGCCGCGTTCGACGGCGGGCACACCCCCGGCCCGGTGGACGGGGGCGGCGACAGCGGCGTCCGCACCTGGACCAAGGGCGAGGTGTGGCGGTTCTTCACCCAGTTCGGCAGCACCGACCCGACTCCGACGCCGACGGCCTCGCCGACCGGCAACCCGACCACCCCGCCGTCGTCCGGCACGGGCGCCGTCCGCAACACGTCCGCCGGGCGGTGCCTGGACGTCAACGGTGGTACGCAGACCAACGGCTCGGCGGCGATCATCTGGGACTGCCACGGTCAGAGCAACCAGAACTGGACCTCGACGGCCGCCCAGGAACTGCGGGTCTTCGGTAACAAGTGCCTGGACGTCAACGGCGCCAGCACCGCCAACGGCAGCTCGGTGATCATCTGGGACTGCAACGGCCAGTCCAACCAGCAGTGGCGGATCAACGCCGACGGCACGATCACCGGGGTCGGCTCGGGCCGGTGCCTGGACGTGGTCAACAACGGTACGGCCAACGGCACGCGTACCCAGATCCGGGACTGCAACGGCGCGGCCAGCCAGCGATGGAGCCGGAGCTGA
- a CDS encoding RICIN domain-containing protein, translating into MKSALSTARRSLLASALLVAAALPAVLGSQLPASAAIQETYYVAPDGNDTNPGTVQSPFRTLQRARDVVRTVNANMTGDIQVYLRGGRYPVTSTIEFGAGDSGSNGYRVMYSAYPNETPVLDGGVPVTGWTQHSGNIWKAPLDRANKLRALYVNDKRAFMASKTIGSAGCYGTYNITAGQAAWAWESGSQCDGAKYNLNDFPAVPRNADDIEIETATTWTTAIVGVRQVTTSSDGANRVALFQQPGAAIAQGAFNGNAQTGGSHKLMNAYEFLDAPGEFFFDKGSKTVYYYKSSAENMATASVVAPNNVTTLLRIAGTSTSNHARNLTFAGLTVQHSDWNLFNVAGSSYKQAQQGNLGAQAYAKKNFHDYYYRNVDVTPGMVQVENADGIRLERNRIQHTGADGVNMVNDVQSTQLTGNFTNDVAGSAITVGHPQHVYIGDGTSTNREKWLPQVEGLPKNIDIKNNYLYDSAVLFNGHSPISAYFVDTLTVQRNRIEKSPWSGITLGWGWWNFDGSSGSIAPNRPTTTARNNTISYNHFIDTVQRLSDTAPIYTLGSQPGTTITNNYLQGVPSGHKYGLHPDEGSAYITFRDNVLSVDKNITWLINSDDFGRKHDLSITQSYGPINKVSNKNLPNSTVQDILVSSDYVWPAAAYGIAANSGLEDAYRDIIPAGNLSLPNYVLPASTFVTSATASIPIRSTGDAARTVWLAPAGTTTFTAGPTMTRAAGTATSIAVPSTQGEYRLFVVDAQGNRSAESVSIVRQQGGTGSGPQGGRLVGAQSGRCVEVPNASTTNGTQVQLWDCSGGTGQQWSYTAGKQLTGPGGKCLDANGAGTTNGTTVIIWDCHGGTNQQWNLNANGTVTNAQSGLCIDANGAATANGTKIILWSCNGGTNQQWSLRN; encoded by the coding sequence GTGAAGTCAGCCCTCTCCACCGCGCGAAGGTCGCTGCTGGCCAGCGCGCTGCTCGTCGCGGCCGCGCTGCCGGCCGTACTCGGGAGTCAACTGCCGGCCTCGGCCGCAATCCAGGAAACCTACTATGTCGCGCCGGACGGCAACGACACCAACCCGGGCACGGTCCAATCGCCGTTCAGGACGCTGCAACGCGCGCGGGACGTGGTTCGCACGGTCAATGCGAACATGACCGGTGACATTCAGGTCTACCTGCGTGGTGGTCGTTATCCGGTGACCAGCACGATCGAATTCGGGGCGGGTGACTCCGGTAGCAACGGTTACCGGGTCATGTATTCCGCCTACCCCAACGAGACGCCGGTGCTCGACGGTGGCGTGCCGGTCACCGGGTGGACCCAGCACAGCGGGAACATCTGGAAGGCGCCGCTCGACCGCGCCAACAAACTGCGGGCGCTCTATGTCAACGACAAGCGGGCGTTCATGGCGTCGAAGACGATCGGCTCGGCTGGCTGCTACGGGACGTACAACATCACCGCCGGGCAGGCCGCGTGGGCCTGGGAGTCGGGGTCGCAGTGTGACGGCGCGAAGTACAACCTGAACGATTTCCCCGCCGTCCCCCGCAACGCCGACGACATCGAGATCGAGACGGCCACCACCTGGACCACCGCGATCGTGGGGGTCCGCCAGGTGACCACGAGTTCCGACGGCGCGAACCGGGTGGCGCTGTTCCAGCAGCCGGGTGCCGCCATCGCCCAGGGCGCGTTCAACGGCAACGCCCAGACGGGCGGCAGCCACAAACTGATGAACGCCTACGAGTTCCTGGACGCGCCGGGCGAGTTCTTCTTCGACAAGGGCAGCAAGACGGTCTACTACTACAAGTCCAGCGCCGAGAACATGGCGACCGCGTCGGTGGTCGCGCCGAACAACGTGACCACCCTGCTGCGGATCGCCGGCACCTCGACGAGCAACCACGCCCGCAACCTCACGTTCGCCGGGCTCACCGTGCAGCACTCCGACTGGAACCTGTTCAACGTCGCCGGCTCGTCTTACAAGCAGGCGCAGCAGGGCAACCTCGGGGCGCAGGCGTACGCGAAGAAGAACTTCCACGACTACTACTACCGCAATGTCGACGTCACCCCCGGCATGGTCCAGGTGGAGAACGCCGACGGAATCCGGCTGGAGCGCAACCGGATCCAGCACACCGGCGCGGACGGCGTCAACATGGTCAACGACGTGCAGAGCACCCAGTTGACAGGCAACTTCACCAACGACGTCGCCGGCTCCGCGATCACCGTCGGTCACCCCCAGCACGTCTACATCGGCGACGGGACATCGACCAACCGGGAGAAGTGGTTGCCGCAGGTCGAGGGGCTGCCGAAGAACATCGACATCAAGAACAACTACCTCTACGACAGTGCGGTGCTGTTCAACGGGCACAGCCCCATCTCGGCGTACTTCGTGGACACCCTGACGGTGCAGCGCAACCGGATCGAGAAGTCACCGTGGTCGGGCATCACGCTCGGCTGGGGTTGGTGGAACTTCGACGGGTCGTCGGGCTCGATCGCGCCGAACCGGCCCACCACGACCGCGCGGAACAACACCATCAGCTACAACCACTTCATCGACACGGTGCAGCGGCTCAGTGACACCGCACCCATCTACACGCTTGGCAGCCAGCCGGGCACGACGATCACCAACAACTACCTCCAGGGTGTGCCGTCCGGTCACAAGTACGGCCTGCACCCGGACGAGGGCTCGGCCTACATCACCTTCCGGGACAACGTCCTGAGTGTGGACAAGAACATCACCTGGCTGATCAATTCCGACGACTTCGGCCGCAAGCACGACCTGAGCATCACGCAGAGCTACGGCCCGATCAACAAGGTCTCAAACAAGAACCTGCCCAACAGCACGGTCCAGGACATCCTCGTCTCCTCCGACTACGTCTGGCCGGCGGCGGCGTACGGCATCGCGGCCAACTCCGGCCTGGAGGACGCGTACCGGGACATCATCCCGGCGGGCAACCTCTCCCTGCCGAACTACGTCCTGCCGGCCAGCACCTTCGTCACCAGCGCGACGGCGTCGATCCCGATCCGGAGCACCGGTGACGCGGCCAGGACGGTCTGGTTGGCCCCGGCCGGCACCACCACCTTCACCGCCGGCCCGACGATGACCAGGGCCGCCGGCACCGCCACCTCCATCGCGGTGCCGTCGACGCAGGGTGAGTACCGGCTCTTCGTGGTGGACGCGCAGGGCAACCGGTCCGCCGAGTCGGTCTCGATCGTCAGGCAGCAGGGCGGCACCGGCAGCGGCCCGCAGGGCGGACGCCTGGTGGGTGCCCAGTCCGGCCGCTGCGTCGAGGTGCCCAACGCCAGCACCACCAACGGCACCCAGGTGCAGTTGTGGGACTGCTCGGGCGGCACCGGCCAGCAGTGGAGCTACACCGCCGGCAAGCAGTTGACCGGGCCCGGGGGCAAGTGCCTGGACGCCAACGGCGCGGGCACTACCAACGGCACCACGGTCATCATCTGGGACTGCCACGGCGGCACCAACCAGCAGTGGAACCTCAACGCCAACGGCACCGTGACCAACGCCCAGTCCGGGCTCTGCATCGATGCCAACGGCGCGGCCACCGCCAACGGCACGAAGATCATCCTCTGGTCGTGCAACGGCGGCACCAACCAGCAGTGGAGTCTGCGCAACTGA
- the erm gene encoding 23S ribosomal RNA methyltransferase Erm, translated as MPYIQHTGRHEFGQNFLVDRLVIDDFVELVARTDGPIVEIGAGDGALTLPLSRQGRELTAVEIDAKRAKRLSRQVPDNVTVVCGDVLSLRFPQYPHVVVGNIPFHVTTPIVRTLLAAPHWHTAVLLVQWEVARRRAGIGGATLLTASWWPWYDFDLHSRVPARAFRPAPSVDGGLFSMVRRGTPLVDDRRGYQDFVRLVFTGKGHGLQEILQRTGRIARKDQQDWQRANRVGPQHLPKDLTAHQWASLWSLVGRARPAGSRRPAPRRPGSPASVRRR; from the coding sequence ATGCCCTACATCCAGCACACCGGGCGACACGAATTCGGCCAGAATTTCCTGGTCGACCGCTTGGTGATCGACGATTTCGTCGAACTCGTCGCCCGGACCGACGGCCCGATCGTGGAGATCGGTGCCGGCGACGGTGCCCTGACCCTGCCGCTGAGTCGGCAGGGGAGGGAACTGACCGCAGTGGAGATCGACGCCAAGCGTGCCAAGCGGCTCAGCCGGCAGGTACCCGACAACGTCACAGTGGTCTGCGGGGACGTCCTGAGTCTCCGGTTCCCCCAGTATCCGCACGTGGTCGTCGGGAACATCCCCTTCCACGTGACCACCCCCATCGTGCGGACCCTCCTCGCCGCGCCCCACTGGCACACGGCGGTGCTGCTGGTGCAGTGGGAGGTGGCCCGCCGACGGGCCGGCATCGGTGGCGCGACGCTGCTGACCGCGAGCTGGTGGCCGTGGTACGACTTCGACCTGCACTCCCGGGTCCCGGCCCGCGCCTTCCGGCCCGCCCCCTCCGTCGACGGCGGGCTGTTCTCGATGGTGCGTCGGGGCACCCCGCTGGTCGACGACCGGCGGGGTTACCAGGACTTCGTCCGGCTGGTGTTCACCGGTAAGGGGCACGGGCTGCAGGAGATCCTTCAGCGGACGGGGCGGATCGCCCGCAAGGATCAGCAGGATTGGCAACGGGCCAACCGGGTGGGGCCGCAGCACCTGCCCAAGGACCTGACCGCCCACCAGTGGGCGTCCCTGTGGAGCCTGGTGGGGCGCGCCCGCCCGGCCGGTTCCCGTCGGCCGGCACCGCGTCGGCCGGGAAGCCCCGCCTCGGTGCGCCGGCGCTGA
- the desII gene encoding dTDP-4-amino-4,6-dideoxy-D-glucose ammonia-lyase, with protein MTIEMSASNPVATCAVPGSDPTAAVHALYDDVAGTGIVPPAEIGATAQGLVALARIYGNTPFLPLEQARREIGLDRLGFGRLLDLFARIPVLRTAVENGPSGRYWTNTVLGLERAGVFDAVLDRRPMFPHLVGLYPGPTCMFRCHFCVRVTGARYQASALGDGNAMFASVIDEVPAHNRDAMYVSGGLEPLTNPGLGALVSRAAGRGFRIVLYTNSFALTEQKLKGERGLWELHAIRTSLYGLTDEEYQATTGKQGAFTRVRANLVRFQQLRAERDEPVRLGLSYLVLPGRAGRLSALVDFVAELNEAAPDRPLDYINLREDYSGRPDGRLSPDERAELQTELNRFREKAAERTPTLYIDYGYALNSLMTGSDVQLVRIRPETMRPAAHPQVSVQVDLLGDVYLYREAAFPGLAGADRYRIGTVSPGTTLAQVVETFVTSGGTVVAKPGDEYFLDGFDQAVTARLNQMETDVADGWGDRRGFLR; from the coding sequence ATGACCATAGAGATGTCCGCATCGAATCCCGTGGCGACCTGCGCTGTCCCCGGCAGCGACCCGACCGCGGCGGTGCACGCGCTGTACGACGACGTCGCCGGCACCGGAATCGTGCCGCCGGCAGAGATCGGCGCCACCGCCCAGGGACTTGTGGCATTGGCACGCATCTACGGAAACACGCCTTTCCTGCCCCTTGAGCAGGCCCGCCGCGAAATCGGCCTGGACCGGCTCGGGTTCGGGCGGCTGCTGGACCTGTTCGCCCGGATCCCCGTGCTGCGAACCGCCGTGGAGAACGGTCCGTCCGGTCGCTACTGGACCAACACCGTGCTCGGCCTGGAAAGGGCCGGCGTGTTCGACGCGGTGCTCGACAGAAGGCCGATGTTCCCGCACCTTGTCGGACTCTACCCGGGCCCGACGTGCATGTTCCGCTGCCACTTCTGCGTGCGGGTCACCGGCGCCCGCTACCAGGCCTCGGCGCTGGGCGACGGGAACGCGATGTTCGCCTCCGTCATCGACGAGGTCCCGGCGCACAATCGCGACGCGATGTACGTCTCCGGTGGTCTGGAGCCACTCACCAACCCCGGGCTCGGCGCACTGGTCAGCCGGGCGGCCGGGCGGGGATTCCGGATCGTCCTCTACACCAACTCGTTCGCCCTGACCGAGCAGAAGCTCAAGGGCGAGCGGGGTCTGTGGGAGCTGCACGCCATCCGCACGTCGCTGTACGGGTTGACCGACGAGGAGTACCAGGCGACCACCGGCAAGCAGGGGGCCTTCACCCGGGTACGGGCGAACCTCGTGCGGTTCCAGCAGTTGCGTGCCGAGCGGGACGAGCCGGTACGGCTCGGCCTCAGCTACCTCGTCCTGCCCGGCCGCGCCGGGCGGCTGAGCGCGCTCGTCGACTTCGTCGCCGAGCTCAACGAGGCGGCGCCGGACCGCCCGCTCGACTACATCAACCTGCGGGAGGACTACAGCGGACGGCCCGACGGGAGGCTGTCCCCGGACGAGCGGGCCGAGCTCCAGACCGAGCTGAACCGGTTCCGGGAGAAGGCGGCGGAGCGGACGCCGACCCTGTACATCGACTACGGCTACGCCCTGAACAGTCTCATGACCGGAAGCGACGTGCAGCTCGTGCGTATCCGACCGGAGACGATGCGCCCGGCCGCCCACCCTCAGGTATCGGTGCAGGTGGATCTCCTTGGCGATGTCTACCTCTACCGGGAGGCAGCCTTCCCGGGCCTGGCCGGTGCGGACCGCTATCGCATCGGCACCGTGTCCCCCGGCACGACGTTGGCGCAGGTGGTGGAGACGTTCGTGACCAGCGGTGGAACGGTGGTCGCGAAGCCCGGCGACGAATACTTCCTGGACGGATTCGACCAGGCGGTCACCGCGCGGCTGAACCAGATGGAGACCGACGTCGCCGATGGCTGGGGGGACCGGCGGGGTTTTCTCCGCTGA
- a CDS encoding dTDP-4-dehydro-6-deoxyglucose aminotransferase, with protein sequence MKRDLGDLALFGGHASFLQQILVGRPNRIDRARLFDRLSWALDNDWLTNNGPLAREFEERVADMVGVGNCVATCNATVALQLLAHATGLTGEVIMPSLTFAATAHAVRWLGLEPVFCDIDPRTGCLDHEAAAAAITPRTSAIFGVHLWGRPCDVDALEKVAGDAGLRLFFDAAHAIGCTSQGRPVGRFGHAEVFSFHATKVVNAFEGGAIVTDDDDLAHRVRSLANFGIGLHSPSAAGGTNAKMSEASAAMGLTSLDAFPEVARHNQANYEQYRGELARIPGLSLIDFAPDEQCNYQYVIVEIDPDVTGLHRDLLLDLLRAENVVAQRYFSPACHQLEPYRSRQDVQLPHTERLSARVLALPTGSAISREDIRRVCNIVRMAVTRGFELTARWQQQAGPDEQSVVAPG encoded by the coding sequence ATGAAGCGAGACCTCGGTGATCTGGCGCTCTTTGGAGGGCACGCCAGTTTCCTCCAGCAGATCCTCGTCGGACGACCCAACCGGATCGACCGGGCCCGGCTCTTCGACCGGCTGTCCTGGGCGCTCGACAACGACTGGTTGACCAACAACGGTCCGCTGGCACGGGAGTTCGAGGAGCGGGTCGCCGACATGGTCGGGGTCGGCAACTGCGTGGCGACCTGCAACGCCACCGTCGCCCTCCAACTGCTCGCGCACGCCACCGGGCTGACCGGTGAGGTGATCATGCCGTCGCTCACCTTCGCCGCGACCGCGCACGCGGTGCGTTGGCTCGGGCTGGAACCGGTGTTCTGCGACATCGATCCGCGCACCGGATGCCTCGACCACGAGGCGGCGGCCGCGGCCATCACGCCGCGTACGTCGGCGATCTTCGGCGTCCACCTGTGGGGCCGCCCCTGCGACGTGGACGCGCTGGAGAAGGTCGCCGGCGACGCGGGCCTGCGCCTGTTCTTCGACGCCGCGCACGCCATCGGGTGCACCTCGCAGGGCCGACCGGTGGGGCGGTTCGGCCATGCGGAGGTGTTCAGCTTCCATGCGACGAAGGTCGTCAACGCCTTCGAGGGCGGGGCGATCGTCACGGACGACGACGACCTCGCCCACCGCGTCCGCTCCCTGGCCAACTTCGGTATCGGCCTGCACAGTCCCAGCGCGGCCGGCGGCACCAACGCGAAGATGAGCGAGGCGTCCGCCGCCATGGGGCTCACCTCGCTCGACGCGTTCCCCGAGGTGGCACGCCACAACCAGGCCAACTACGAGCAGTACCGCGGTGAGCTGGCCCGGATCCCCGGCCTCAGCCTGATCGACTTCGCCCCGGACGAGCAGTGCAACTACCAGTACGTGATCGTCGAGATCGACCCGGACGTCACCGGCCTGCACCGTGATCTGCTCCTCGATCTGCTCCGGGCCGAGAACGTCGTGGCGCAGCGCTACTTCTCACCCGCCTGTCACCAACTGGAGCCCTACCGGTCGCGACAGGACGTCCAGTTGCCGCACACGGAGCGGCTCTCCGCGCGCGTCCTGGCGTTGCCGACCGGTTCCGCCATCTCCCGGGAGGACATCCGCAGGGTGTGCAACATCGTGCGGATGGCGGTCACCCGGGGGTTCGAACTGACCGCTCGGTGGCAACAGCAGGCCGGGCCCGACGAACAGAGCGTGGTGGCACCCGGTTGA
- the hflX gene encoding GTPase HflX yields MDDADAEADGPRLDRAALRRVVGLSTEKTDVTEVEYRQVRLERVVLVGVWTSGTADEAERSLAELAALAETAGAVVLDGVIQRRDRPDPATYIGSGKARELRDIVQEAGADTVICDGELSPAQLVRLEEVVDAKVVDRTALILDIFAQHATSREGKAQVALAQMQYMLPRLRGWGQSLSRQMGGGAGGGGMATRGPGETKIETDRRRIHERMAKLRREIVEMKSGRELKRRERRRNSVPSVAIAGYTNAGKSSLLNRLTGASVLVQNALFATLDPTVRRATTPNGRSYTITDTVGFVRHLPHHLVEAFRSTLEEVAEADLLLHVVDGAHPAPLEQLASVRAVIRDVDAAEVPELVVINKADAASPAALAALAEAEPHHVVVSARTGQGIDTLRQLLEAALPHREVQVDVLIPYVEGSLVARVHADGEVLAEEHTADGTVLRARVAPDLAAELGAYART; encoded by the coding sequence ATGGACGACGCCGACGCCGAAGCGGACGGTCCACGGCTCGACCGGGCCGCCCTGCGACGGGTCGTCGGGCTGTCGACCGAGAAGACCGACGTCACCGAGGTCGAGTACCGGCAGGTGCGGCTGGAACGCGTCGTCCTGGTCGGCGTCTGGACCTCGGGCACCGCCGACGAGGCCGAACGCTCGCTCGCCGAGCTGGCGGCACTCGCCGAGACCGCGGGAGCCGTGGTGCTCGACGGGGTGATCCAGCGCCGCGACCGGCCCGACCCGGCGACGTACATCGGCTCCGGCAAGGCGCGGGAGCTGCGGGACATCGTCCAGGAGGCGGGAGCCGACACGGTGATCTGCGACGGTGAGCTGAGCCCTGCCCAACTGGTACGCCTCGAAGAGGTCGTCGACGCCAAGGTGGTGGACCGCACCGCATTGATCCTCGACATCTTCGCCCAGCACGCCACGTCCCGCGAGGGCAAGGCGCAGGTGGCCCTGGCGCAGATGCAGTACATGCTTCCGCGGCTACGTGGCTGGGGTCAGTCGCTCTCCCGGCAGATGGGCGGAGGGGCTGGTGGTGGGGGCATGGCCACCCGGGGGCCCGGCGAGACCAAGATCGAGACCGACCGGCGGCGCATCCACGAGAGGATGGCCAAGCTCCGGCGGGAGATCGTGGAGATGAAGTCCGGCCGCGAGCTCAAGCGCCGTGAGCGGCGGCGTAACAGCGTCCCGTCGGTCGCGATCGCCGGCTACACCAACGCCGGAAAGTCCTCCCTGCTCAACCGGCTCACCGGAGCGAGCGTGCTGGTGCAGAACGCGCTCTTCGCCACCCTCGACCCGACCGTACGCCGGGCCACCACCCCGAACGGGCGGAGCTACACGATCACCGACACCGTCGGATTCGTCAGGCACCTGCCGCACCACCTGGTGGAGGCGTTCCGTTCCACACTGGAGGAAGTGGCCGAGGCCGACCTGCTGTTGCACGTGGTGGACGGTGCCCACCCCGCGCCGCTGGAGCAGCTCGCCTCGGTGCGCGCGGTCATCCGGGACGTCGACGCGGCGGAGGTACCCGAGCTTGTCGTGATCAACAAGGCCGACGCGGCCAGTCCGGCCGCCCTGGCCGCGTTGGCGGAGGCCGAACCGCACCACGTCGTCGTCTCAGCCCGCACCGGCCAGGGCATCGACACGCTCCGGCAGTTGCTGGAGGCCGCGCTGCCGCACCGGGAGGTCCAGGTCGACGTCCTCATCCCGTACGTCGAGGGCAGCCTCGTCGCCCGGGTGCACGCCGACGGCGAGGTGCTGGCCGAGGAGCACACGGCCGACGGCACCGTGCTACGGGCACGGGTGGCCCCCGACCTGGCGGCCGAGCTCGGCGCGTACGCCAGGACCTGA
- a CDS encoding IS701 family transposase, giving the protein MVPTLDVREEATAGRSDPDTVSRVCAALLASLPRADQRRKGERYVRGLLTASGRKTMRNLAASTDDPAAAQSMHHFISCSTWDWAAVRAALAGHLDRTLSPRAWVVRSMLVPKTGRHSIGVERRYVPALGETVNSQQSYGLWLASETVAAPVNWQLSIGRGWLQDNPAHASVPADEDGTTSDGAAVQAVLKAATWGIGPRPVVMDARHSALPPLVEALTTAGLPFLLRINGGCTLLAAGSGPRESRMAAASAEQLLSLTRAQRRPVEWIDPASPGARRTSLVAPLRVYWPGLSGSRPPGPSTPAPPGAARAAAPGLPLTLLGKWQTYERGVRQMWLTNMTDAGYGPLLRLSKLTRRVETDFSYVSLDVGIQDFEGRSYQGWHRHVTLASVAHALRMLDGGAG; this is encoded by the coding sequence ATGGTGCCGACGCTCGACGTCCGAGAGGAGGCGACCGCGGGCAGGTCCGATCCGGACACCGTGTCCCGGGTCTGCGCCGCCCTACTGGCCTCGCTGCCCCGCGCCGACCAGCGCCGCAAGGGCGAGCGGTACGTCCGGGGCCTACTCACCGCCTCCGGCCGCAAGACCATGCGCAACCTGGCCGCCAGCACCGACGATCCGGCGGCGGCGCAGAGCATGCACCACTTCATCAGTTGCTCCACCTGGGACTGGGCGGCCGTCCGCGCCGCGCTCGCCGGCCACCTGGACCGGACGCTGTCGCCCCGGGCCTGGGTGGTGCGGTCGATGCTGGTGCCGAAGACCGGTCGGCACTCGATCGGCGTGGAACGCCGGTACGTGCCCGCGCTGGGCGAGACGGTGAACAGCCAGCAGAGCTACGGCCTCTGGCTGGCCTCGGAGACCGTCGCCGCGCCCGTAAACTGGCAGTTGTCCATCGGTAGGGGCTGGCTGCAGGACAACCCCGCCCACGCGAGCGTTCCGGCCGACGAGGACGGCACGACCAGCGACGGCGCGGCGGTGCAGGCGGTGCTGAAGGCCGCGACCTGGGGGATCGGCCCCCGCCCGGTGGTGATGGACGCCCGGCACTCGGCGCTGCCCCCACTGGTCGAGGCGTTGACCACGGCGGGTCTGCCCTTTCTGTTGCGGATCAACGGCGGCTGCACCCTGCTGGCCGCCGGATCCGGCCCGCGCGAGAGCCGGATGGCCGCCGCCTCCGCCGAGCAGCTGCTCAGCCTGACGCGCGCCCAACGCCGCCCGGTGGAGTGGATCGACCCGGCCAGCCCCGGCGCCCGGCGCACCAGTCTGGTCGCACCGCTACGGGTGTACTGGCCGGGCCTGTCCGGTTCCCGCCCACCCGGTCCGTCCACCCCGGCCCCGCCGGGGGCGGCACGTGCCGCCGCGCCCGGACTCCCCCTCACCCTGCTCGGCAAGTGGCAGACGTACGAGCGCGGCGTACGGCAGATGTGGCTGACCAACATGACGGATGCCGGGTACGGCCCACTGCTGCGGCTGAGCAAGCTCACCCGTCGGGTCGAGACCGACTTCTCCTACGTCAGCCTCGACGTCGGCATCCAGGACTTCGAGGGCCGGTCATATCAGGGCTGGCACCGGCACGTCACCCTGGCATCCGTGGCGCACGCCCTGCGGATGCTGGACGGCGGCGCCGGGTAG